TAATAAGGCGATGGGTAGTACCATGCCAAATTTTTGTTTCACCATACAACTCTTCCTCTCAAAAAAACAGTAATTTAATCCTGTTTTTCAGTTTACTTATCCTCGCGAACGAACATTGTAAAACCAATCCACCCGATTAGGATCTAAATGATCAAAGTCCGGTGTGTTCGTATCCAGATTTTCAATCTTAGCTATATCCTCGCCATCCAACGTAAAGTTCCAAATATCCAAGTTTTGGGCCATTCGTTCCGGCTTAGTCGACTTAGCTACCGCAACGATACCTTCTTGCATGACCCACTTCAGAACTACTTGAGCAATCGCGACTTCGTGTTTTTTAGCAATTTCTAACAGCACCGGGTGACTAAAAATGCCATGCTGTCCTTCTGCAAATGGACCCCAGGCTTCCATTTGCACCCCATACTTTGTATGCCACTCACGAGCTACCTTTTCTTGGTAAAAGGGGTGGAATTCCACTTGATTTATTTGTGGTTTTGGCAGACTAGCTTGTTCAACAACATTCACAAATTCGATGAACTTTGCAGGATAAAAATTTGAAATACCGATGTTTTTAACCTGGCCAGCTGCTTGTGCCTCGGCCAAAGCACGCCAGGCACCATACACGTCACCATATGGTTGATGTAGTAAAATAAGATCAAAGTATGCTTGTCCCGCATTTTGCAATGAATCATCAATCGCAGCACGCGCCCGGTCATAATCAAAATCTTGAATAAACAACTTCGTAGTTAGAAAGATATCCTCACGAGCTACCTCTCCAGCAGCGACAGCTTCATTAACAGCTACACCTGTTTCAGCTTCGTTACCATAAATACGTGCAGTATCGACACTCCGATACCCTGCTTTAATGGCATCGCGTACAGCCTGCTTAGTTTCTGCAACCGGAATCTGAAAAACCCCGAATCCTAATTGTGGCATCTTGTTACCGTTATTCAATGTTGTAAAGTCCATGTCTGTTTCCTCTTTTCCTATTCATGAGTTCTATTAAAAACCTTCGAGTGAGCTTTAAGTCAACCCTTTTAATTTCTTATGTTGCAAATTAGAAATTCAAATAAACAAATCTAGGGGAAATTTTACTTAACAAATCAGTTATTATTGACTATTTTATTCATATATTATGAAGAAAATATACAGATAGATCGTAATTCTGCCTAATATTCAGCTAGATTTAATCTATTGCAGTATTTTAATTTTTGTATAATTATGCTAAAATAAGCCTAATTGTTCTACTATGAACGTGGCTTAAATTAAGTAGTTATTCGCATTTCATTGGGGCTATGATGACATGTGAACAACTGCTTTTATTTTTTAATGAACACTGGAGTAAAACCATGTATATGAAAGAATTGTCAGTTTCAGATGTAACCGAATTACAAAAAATTTGTGTTGACACTTTTTATGATGCCTTCGCTACATATAACACAGCTGAAAATATGAGTCTTTATTTAGATCGCCAATACAATTTAGAAAAATTAATCTCTGAATTAAAAAACAAAAACACCTATTTTTATTTTATATTTGATGATGACCACGGTGCCGTGGGATATCTGAAATTGAACACGGCAGATGCACAATCAGAAAATACTTTCAAGGACGCTCTAGAAATTGAACGTATATACATTCGCCACGCTTTTCAAAACCAAGGCCTCGGTGAGATCTTATATAACATTGCAAAGACTAAGGCTACCCTCTTAGGTAAAAAACAAGTTTGGTTAGGAGTTTGGGAATACAATCAAACAGCCATCACATTTTATCAACACTACGGTTTTGAATTCGCAGGTAGCCGCACCGTTCATCTTGGTGATGCACCCCAAATCGATTTGCTAATGGTCAAACATCTGTGATTAAAATGATTAACTACGTAAAAAGCCCTCAGAATTGGCATTGCCAACCTTGAGGGCCTTTTATGTAGTTATACTATGATTAGAAATTAAACTTCTCACCATAGATGTCAGCTTTACGAACACCTGCATCTTGGAGCAACTTCATCGTGCCGACCATCATGGGCGTTGAACCACCCACAATATAGAAGGAATTGCGATTTTTAGTAACAATCGTTTTGACCTGATTTTCGTTTAAGCGGCCCACTTGCGACGCATACTCTAGATTAGGGTTTTTCACCGCTAAATCCTGCAAATCATTTTCATAGATTAAATCTTCTTTTTTCGACGCCACACGGATAAAGGACACCTTGTGCTTATCGATCAGCGACCTGGTGAGTGAAATCAGTGGGACCGATCCCACCCCTGAGCCGATAAAGACCAAATGCTTGCCTTCATTTTCCTTAATCGATTCTGACAATCGTCCATAAGAGCCATCAATCTTGACCTTGGCACCCACTGGTATTTTGTCTAACTTTGCGGTGAAATCACCCCAATTACGGATGGCAAAGACCAGTTCTCGTTTCGCCTGGTCATAGCGCAAAATTGAAAATGGGTGCATCTCTTTAAAGCCATCAACTTCTGGAAATGAAATATAGACAAAATCACCCGGATGAATCTGTGCATTTTTATTAAGACGGATGACCAACTCAGTCACGGAATGTGCCAACTTTTTATTGGCGATGAGCTGCCCATGTCTCGCGAGGAGCGGCTTACCAAAGTGATAATACAGATACATCACCGCGGTCACACCTGAGTAGACAAAGAACAATGTCATGAATGGCGTGATCGTCACAATGTAGGGTATTAAAATAACGTGTGCAAACACTAACAGCGTGGCCACAATATTTAAACGATGGAGCCATACTGAGACTTCATAGCTCAAAATCTTTTCAATGGTTGTCTTGATCTTTCGGAGCACTTTACTTCTTGATGTTAACCAACCCGACATGAAGAAAATTGAGTAGGCCGCAATCCCAATGAAGATGATTAACGCGATATCACCAGTCTGTTTAATTAACCCTGAGGATTGCAACATCATTTTGTGTGTAAAAGCCAAGACAATCGCACTGACACCCAGGATACCATGGACAAAATACATCTCTGGCAAACCGATCAATTTGTCAATCCACTTCGGTTTGATGGAAATAGCAATGGCAAAAAGCATCCAGACGTACGCGATGATACCAATTTGTGAAGCGAATAGATTTGACACATTGATTGTGTTTTGCATCCCCTGTGATAGGGTCTGGATTAACGGTAGTGGCAAGACAAAAATAGCTGCCATCCAGAAAAGTCCGAGCCAATATTTATGAGATTTTAGCATGTGTTTCGCCCTCTTGTCTTGTAAAAATAAACCCACTTAAATTGTCAGGTAGTGCTAGGTCAGGATTCACCATTAAGGCCGTCGCCCACACATCAACTTCCTGGAGCGCTTGGCCAATCACCGTTGTTTGTAGGATATCGTCGACAGCTCCCTTAATATGGTGCCCCCGTTCAGAAATGCCCGATGTGGCAATCGCCCCGGTTTTTAGCTGGACCGTCTTAATAATGCTATAACGATCGGTCGGATCAACAATGCCGATGTCAAATACCCAGTCCGATTGCTCCCGGGTCTCCATCTGCATATCACCCCCACCGATCAAGTTCACCGCTTGCACGCTGGGAAATTGGAACAGGGGCACTAGGAATTTTGAAAAGCCAACTTCAATCGACCAGCCCTTCACAAAACCAGAGGGTTCAAATTCACCATTGTAGTTGGCATCAAAAGCATCATGCGTTGCTAACTTAGCTGCTAAACTTGAGGCAAAGACGAAATAAAGATCTGGCGACATCGTCAGGGCCGTGATCTCACCACGATTATAGCGACTGACCTCAGAATCAGCTAAATACGGTGAAAAACGGGTATTGATTTGCTCTAAATATACTTCTAACAGATTTTGGAAGTGTTGCACTTTAGCGAGCAGCGCCGGCTTCTCGGCTGTCTCATCCAAAACAATTTGGCTAGTAAAAACAGTGCCCATTGTGTGATACACAAAACTCAACATGGTATGCCCTTTGATGCGCTTAGAATGCATTTCCATATGCCTATACCTCTACCTTATTATACTGCTTTATCAAGGGCAGATTGTAGTGATTGGGTGTAACCTTCATATGTCACGGTTGCCCCAGAGATAGCTTGGATATCAGCGGATTGGGCTTTCTTTGTTTCAGAGATGTAAACGGGTTCAGCCTGGTTGTCAATTGCCTGACTGCGGCCTTCACCATCTTCACTTGTACTATGAACCATCGTCACGTCGGTGATTTTCCCGCCAGAAATGGTCACTTTAACCTGGACGTTACCCCACTGGGTGCTCACAGATGAGCCCTTATAAGTGCCATCCTTATACTTGCCGCTCGAACTACTCGTCGAAATCGTCGATGAACTCGAACTCACACTGGTGGTGTCACTTGTGCTGTCAGTCGTCGTTGCTTGACTCGTGGTGGTCGCACTAGCATCAGTCGATGATCCTTTATTCATTAGTAACAACCAGTAAGCATCTAAAACCATCGCGACCGCGATTAAACCTGTGACCAGAACTGCAAGAATTTTTTTCATAATCAAACCTTCTTTTTAACTTTTTATATTATTTGCTTTCTAACTGTTGTCAGTTTAACTGCTATGGATAAACCCAACCTTAAGTGGACACTAACTGAACCTTAAAAAAATAATTTCACCAAATATTTGCAAAAAATAAAATTATGCACTATACTTACTTTTAGTAATTAAATTTGTTGATTAGTTAGAAAGAGAGTTGTATTTATTTATGTCTAAGTTTGGTATTATTGTTGGTTCAATTCGTAAAAATTCATATTCAAAGGGTGTTGCTGATGCCCTAGTCGCTGGTTTGCCAGCCGATGCAGAAGTCACTTATATTAATATTGCTGACTTGCCTTTGTACAACCAAGATTTGGATGAGAACTCACCTGAATCATACGTGAACTTCCGTGCCGAAGTGGCTGCACAAGATGCTTTCATCTTCGTGACACCAGAACACAACCGAAGCATCCCTGCTGCATTGAAGAATGCTTTGGATATTGCTTCACGTCCTTGGGGACAAAGTGTTTGGGGTGGTAAGCCAGCCATGGTTGCCTCACAATCAATCGGTGGTACTGGTGCCTCATTGGCTAACCACGCCTTGCGTCAATCATTGGTAATTTTGGACATGCCTACCATGCAACAACCTGAATTGTACATTGGTAACACAATGGCTTTGGCTGATGAAGCTGGTCAAATTACTAACGAAGACACAAAGAAGTTCTTGGCAGATAGCGCAAAGCAATTCGTAGCCTTCGCTGCAAAGTTTTAATTAATACAGAAAAAAGACTGATCATCTGATGATCAGTCTTTTTTCTGTCTTCAAACTATTTTGAACTCGTTATATTTGAGTGATCAATTGACAGATTCAGCAATTAATCAAGTTCTTGAAAACGAGTCACTTGCATGTGTAACTGGTACTTATCCCTGAGTTGCGCAATTTCTTGCATCATTGGTGATTTATGATGAAAGTCAATGGCTTCTTGATTAGTCCACTGATCAATCAGTAGCACACTATCAACATCTTCCATCGGGAAAAAATATTCATACCGCTCATTACCGACTTCTTGACGCACGCGCGCAACGATGCCAGAAGCAACCATTTCTTCGGCAAACTTCTTGGCATTCCCGGATTCGCCTGTATATAAAATATTAACGGTGATCGCCATGCTGAATCTCTCTTTCTTAAAATGCTAATTTAATTTTATTGTATCATCTAGTCCCTTAACAAGAATTTTAAATAACTCGTCTTGTAGATGAAAGAGTTTGTTAACTCGTAACATTTTTTTGATTTGTTGATCAAACTATTTGACTCGTTGGCCGGATCAGAACCTCACTAATGGCAACATGTTTGGGTTGGTCAATGGCGTACAAGACTGCGTTTGCAATATCATCAGCTGCCAAAGAATTCATTGAACCGCTATTTTTCGGATCATAAAGATCTTGGAGTGCCTCTTCAATCACCCTGTTGTCAACGGACTGAATCAATTCAGTTGCCACCGCCCCTGGTGAGATGATGGTTGAACGAATGCCAAAGTCTCTTTCCTCTTGGCGCAGACCTTCCATGATGGCACGGACAGCATATTTTGTCCCATTATAGACCGCACTACCTGGGTATACTACATGCCCCGCGACAGAATCGGTTGTGATGATCAGGCCATCCTTTTGTTGCTCCATAATAGGTAAAACAGCCGTAATGCCATGCAGAACACCCATGATGTTAATATCTAACATCCGTTGATAACTCTCTAAGTTGCCTTCACGTAAGAACCCCTGAGGCATCACGCCGGCGTTATTATATAAAACATCTACTTTACCGTATTTTTCATAGGCCAAGTTAACGAGTTGCTTAACATCCTGGAAGTTCGCCACATCAGTGACCTGATAAATAGCATTGGCCCCAATCGTGGCCGTTAAGGTTGCCAACCGATCTGCACGCCGGGCACCGAGAACCACCTTAGCTCCCCGACTGGCTAACAATTTAGCAGTAGCTTCCCCAATTCCTGATGAAGCACCCGTAATAACAACGACTTTATTCTCGACTGTCATTGATTATGCCTCCAATGCATTATAAACTTCGTCAGCGACTGGTTCCAACCATTCGGGGCTGCCAGCTGTAATGGCGATATGTTCAAACCAACTATCAACTTTAGCACCATGCCAATGTTTCACACCATCCTTAGTGATCACAACATCGCCAGCTTGTAATGACCTAGCTGGTTGTCCCGCTTCCTGGTACCAACCCTCACCGGCCGTGACCAGCAAAATTTGATACCCATGGTGATGGATATGCCAGTTATTACGCGCACCTGGCGCAAAATCAACGGTGCCGATATTAATTTTTTCATCGGGGCTTTGGGTCAATGTATTGAGAAAGGTGTCGCCAATGAAAAATTGGCTAAAGGGATTAGGTATCCCAGGCCCAAAGATGGCCCCATTTTTAAGTTCTGTATATTTTGTCATTTATCATCTTCTCCAAAAATTTCTTTTGCAATATTAAACGCTGACCAAGCGCTTGGCCACCCAACATAAAATGCTAACTGCGTGATAATTTCGACGACTTCATTTTTCGTGAGGCCATTTTCTTTAGCCTTATTCAAATGAAAGGGTAATTGTTGAAAGGCGCCTTGGGTAATCAATGCGCTAATCGTTGCTAAACTCCGGTCGCGAGGTGATAATTCGGTTTCACGTGACCAAACCTGACCAAATAGGACATCGTCGTTTAATGCCGCAAATTTTGGTGCAAATTCACCCAGTGCATCACGACCTGCTGTGACTTTTTCTGCCATTCTTCATATCTCCATCCTTCATTATTAAGCCCATTTTATTCGTTAGAGTGCACTCTAAGTCAAGTGAATGTTGTATAATCAGTGCATGGAAAAAACTACCCCACAATTTAAAATGAAATACGTTGCCGAAAAAACTGGTCTGTCGGAATATACCCTCCGTTACTATGAAAAAGAAGGCTTGATTGTCCCCGCTCGGTCTGCGAATAATTTACGGTTGTACAGCCAAGAAGATGTTGAATGGCTCTTCTTCATTGAACACATGCGATCGACCGATATGTCCATTAAAGATTTAAAACACTTCGTTAAATTACGGCGCAATGGCACTGAATATGAAACAGAACTATTGGATATTTTGCTACAACACCGTCAAAACGTCCGTGATAAACTTACTAAATATCAAGCCAATTTAGAGCTGTTGGATCATAAAATTGACATTTACACTGATCAATTAAAGAACCGCGATCAAAATCTTTATGATTATTTCGTGACACTCAATGCCGACAAATTCCAATAGACACAAAAAACAGGTTCAACTGGTATTTCCAGTGAACCTGTTTTTTGTTGTTCAGGCATTAAACTTGTCTAACATAATAGGCTTGGCCATTATCAATTAGAATATGTTTATCCTGATGCATATCGTTATCAATTAGCATCACTTTGGATCTAATTGGTTCCGTTTTAACAATTTGGTTGATCAGAGCTGAGATAGACTCGATTCTAGCATCACTCGCTTCAAAATCTAAACCGTAATCTAGTCGTTCATCAACAGGCTTGATTATGGTTTTAAGTCTATCCGTAAAAGGAAGTTTTTGTAACTTTTCAGATAATTTTTTAACCCGCTTCTCGGAATTTCGATCGGCTATCTTAAATTGTGCATCGATACTTAATAGGTAATCCTGTATAAGAATTTTTGTATCATGAAATTTATTCAGTTGCGTCTCAATACTATCATTTACAAAACCTCTGCTACCTGTTTCAGGCATGAATAACATTCGTAATTCAGCAGTTAATGCGATCAAATTTAAAGTGTAAACGTTGATACTGGTCCACTTATTAATTTTTTCAAGCTGCATCTGGGCCTGCTTAAGTTTTCGATTTTGTTTTAAACTACCTTCATCCACTAATTTATGCAGTTTCTCATTAGCCAAATTATTATATTCGTGCAAATTACTGTCAATTGTTTCTAATTGATTCCAGATACGATTCCGACTTGGTTCGTCCATCAACAATTCTGACTTGTATATGAGGATTCGCTCGAGCTCTTCCCGGCGGGTCTTAATTTTTGCGATTAATTCATCCTGTTGAAACGCCATAATCTCTTGTGTATTGATTGCAATACCATCTAATTTAGCACTAATTTCATTCATGTAATATTGCCCGACCACTACGGATCCCAATTGCATCGAAGCTGCCGTTATCTTGGCAGCATTCGCCTTCACTGTCGGTACACTTTTCACATAGTCAGTTGGGTTAACTTTATGAAGTCGTGCTTGACCAAGTATCTTACCCTTTTTGCCTTTATACATCGCTAACTGACCAACCTCTGAATTCGTCAATTTATGCATTAATTGGGCACCCTTGTTATCTGTCAAACGATATAATTTATCAGTGTTTTTTGCAACTATTTTTGTTTCATTTCCCTGAATCGTACGAGAAATTTGTGAAATGACCGTTGAAACAGCATCATCGGTTTTTAATATCATGCCGTTTGTATTAGCATCTAGCGTGACGAGACCGCGATTGACAGTTGTTAAATTAGTCTCAAAGGAAGTCATTAATTCATCATTTAGTCGTTCTATTACTTTAGCATCACTTATTTTTTGTAATTCATATTCCATATATTAATCCTCGAGACGAACTATCGTTGCACTAAGCTCTAACTATTACAACTTACCCGTCAAGAACTGGGCTTCACCATGACCAAAACTCCAGTCGTCATCATGATTACCAATGAGACTAACGACCAAGTCTTCCTTACGTAAGCCAAGTTCCTCGTGTAAACGGGTGGCCAGTTGGTCATAGAAAGCAACCTTAGCTTTAGTCGTCCGAGGTCGGCTGACGAGATTGAAGACGACAAGGTCTTTGGAACGTTCAATCCCTAACCCAGTATCCAAGATTTGCATCTCAAAAGGCTCGTGTTGTGTCAAAACTTGATAACGATCACCCTGGGGCGTGCCAAAAGTTTCCAATTGTACTTCATAAGCGATATCTAAGAGCTGCTTTAGATAGGCTTCATCGTGACCCTTAATTACATCAATGCGCATTAATGGCATATTTTTTACCTACTTTCAATGATTAAATGACTGACTTATTAATAGGTCTATCTTACCATTTTTCTATGGTGCGACCCATGCTAAAAGGCACTTGCAAATAACGCTGCAAGTGCCTTTTATGAACTCTACTTATGCTTCTTTACGCTTCAACAAACCGTAGATGACACCAGAAACGACCGCACCGATCAACACAGCCAATAAGTACAATACCGGTTGACTCGTCAAGGCAATCACGAAGATACCACCATGGGGTGCGAGTAACTTGATGCCCAAGCCCCCAACAATCCCACCAGTTAATGCTGAACCAACAATGAAACTTGGAATGGCCCGTACTGGGTCGGCTGCAGCGAATGGAATGGCGCCTTCAGTGATGAATGACAAGCCCATGACAATGTTGGTCAACCCAGCTTCACGGTCCTTCACATTAAACTTGTTCTTGAACAAGAGGGTTGCCACGAAGATCGCCAATGGTGGTACCATACCACCGGCCATGACAGCAGCCATAACAACTGAACCACCGGTCGCAACTGTTGCTGCCAAGGTTCCTGTACCAAAGACGTAAGCCGCCTTGTTGATTGGGCCACCCATGTCAACAGCCATCATACCGCCAAGCAAAGCACCTAGCAATAAGGCATTGGTACCATTCAAACCAGCCAAGAAGTTGTTCAATCCACTGTTAATGGCTGACATGGGGATGTTAATAATCAACATGGCAAAGCCAGTCAAAATGACTCCAAGCACTGGGTAGAACAAGATTGACTTGATACCATCAAGTGACTTAGGCAACTTTTTGAACGCTGACTTGAGCAGTAACATGATACCACCAGCCAGGAATCCACCAACTAACGCTCCCAAGAAACCTGAAGGAATTGGTGCATGAGTTGCATCCAAACCGACATTGTAGATGTTATAACCAGTAGCCGCAATTTCACCAGCCACGAACCCAGCTACTAACCCAGGCTTTTCAGCAATTGAATAAGCGATATATCCAGCCAAGACTGGGAGCATAAAGCCAAAGGCCGCCCCACCAATTTGCTTGAAGAAAGCCGCAATTGGATGATAAGTTCCCAAACTAGCTAATTGATCATGCGGTACCCCCAGTGATTGGTCAATTAAGAAGGCCAAGGCAATGGCAATTCCACCACCGATTACGAATGGCAACATGCTTGAAACACCACTCATCAAGTGTTGGTAAAAGGCTTTTCCAACGGATAAGTCTTGCGTGTGATTGTCACTTGGTGTCTCACTACCGTCAGCATGAAAGACAGGAGCTTCATCTTGCAAAGCCAAATCAATCAGCTTACCTGGCTTACGAATGCCGTCAGCGACCGGACGCTTGACCAAATGCTTACCATTGAAACGTTGCATCTCAACTTTTTTGTCAGCTGCCACGATCACCCCTTGAGCATTGGCAATGTCTTCAGGGGTCAACCGGTTACCGACACCACTCGCACCGTTGGTTTCGACCTTAATGTGCACACCTAATTTTTCCGCTTCTTTCTTCAAAGCTTCTTCTGCCATATAGGTATGCGCAATGCCCGTAGTACATGCCGTCACTGCGACCAAGTATGGTGCATCGGCTGCGACGTGTGAACCAAGCGTCGTGGGCACCTCATCCCCCGCAAACAAATCCCAAACTGCTTGTGATGTTGGGGCGGTCTTTAATTTGGCCATAAATCCATCTTGCAACAAGTAACGTGACAAATTGGCCAAAGCTTGGAGATGCGTGTCATTAGCGTCCGTTGGTACGGCAATCATGAAGAATAATTCGACCGGCTGCCCATCCAAAGAATCATAATCCACCCCCTTGCCTGACCGTGCAAATGCAATCGTTGGTGTGATTACCGCCGCATTCTTAGAATGTGGCATGGCAATTCCTTCACCCAAACCAGTGGTCGTTTGCGCTTCACGGGCTAAGATACCCTCCAAAAATTCTTGTTCATCCCGGATTTTTCCGGCGTTATATAGACTAGCAATGATTTCTTTTAAGGCAGCCCGCTTAGTGGTGGCTTGTAAATCCAGAATCATCACTTCTGGTGCTAATAAATCTTGAATATTCATAGGTTCCTACTCCCCAATAATGTGAATTTTGGTCAATAAATCAGATATCTGTGCCTGTGTTGCAAGATCATCATGAAAAGCTGTGGCTGTACCAGCAGCGA
This is a stretch of genomic DNA from Weissella soli. It encodes these proteins:
- a CDS encoding aldo/keto reductase, which produces MDFTTLNNGNKMPQLGFGVFQIPVAETKQAVRDAIKAGYRSVDTARIYGNEAETGVAVNEAVAAGEVAREDIFLTTKLFIQDFDYDRARAAIDDSLQNAGQAYFDLILLHQPYGDVYGAWRALAEAQAAGQVKNIGISNFYPAKFIEFVNVVEQASLPKPQINQVEFHPFYQEKVAREWHTKYGVQMEAWGPFAEGQHGIFSHPVLLEIAKKHEVAIAQVVLKWVMQEGIVAVAKSTKPERMAQNLDIWNFTLDGEDIAKIENLDTNTPDFDHLDPNRVDWFYNVRSRG
- a CDS encoding GNAT family N-acetyltransferase; this encodes MYMKELSVSDVTELQKICVDTFYDAFATYNTAENMSLYLDRQYNLEKLISELKNKNTYFYFIFDDDHGAVGYLKLNTADAQSENTFKDALEIERIYIRHAFQNQGLGEILYNIAKTKATLLGKKQVWLGVWEYNQTAITFYQHYGFEFAGSRTVHLGDAPQIDLLMVKHL
- a CDS encoding FAD-binding oxidoreductase; this translates as MLKSHKYWLGLFWMAAIFVLPLPLIQTLSQGMQNTINVSNLFASQIGIIAYVWMLFAIAISIKPKWIDKLIGLPEMYFVHGILGVSAIVLAFTHKMMLQSSGLIKQTGDIALIIFIGIAAYSIFFMSGWLTSRSKVLRKIKTTIEKILSYEVSVWLHRLNIVATLLVFAHVILIPYIVTITPFMTLFFVYSGVTAVMYLYYHFGKPLLARHGQLIANKKLAHSVTELVIRLNKNAQIHPGDFVYISFPEVDGFKEMHPFSILRYDQAKRELVFAIRNWGDFTAKLDKIPVGAKVKIDGSYGRLSESIKENEGKHLVFIGSGVGSVPLISLTRSLIDKHKVSFIRVASKKEDLIYENDLQDLAVKNPNLEYASQVGRLNENQVKTIVTKNRNSFYIVGGSTPMMVGTMKLLQDAGVRKADIYGEKFNF
- a CDS encoding FAD:protein FMN transferase, giving the protein MEMHSKRIKGHTMLSFVYHTMGTVFTSQIVLDETAEKPALLAKVQHFQNLLEVYLEQINTRFSPYLADSEVSRYNRGEITALTMSPDLYFVFASSLAAKLATHDAFDANYNGEFEPSGFVKGWSIEVGFSKFLVPLFQFPSVQAVNLIGGGDMQMETREQSDWVFDIGIVDPTDRYSIIKTVQLKTGAIATSGISERGHHIKGAVDDILQTTVIGQALQEVDVWATALMVNPDLALPDNLSGFIFTRQEGETHAKIS
- a CDS encoding FMN-binding protein, with protein sequence MKKILAVLVTGLIAVAMVLDAYWLLLMNKGSSTDASATTTSQATTTDSTSDTTSVSSSSSTISTSSSSGKYKDGTYKGSSVSTQWGNVQVKVTISGGKITDVTMVHSTSEDGEGRSQAIDNQAEPVYISETKKAQSADIQAISGATVTYEGYTQSLQSALDKAV
- a CDS encoding NADPH-dependent FMN reductase, translated to MSKFGIIVGSIRKNSYSKGVADALVAGLPADAEVTYINIADLPLYNQDLDENSPESYVNFRAEVAAQDAFIFVTPEHNRSIPAALKNALDIASRPWGQSVWGGKPAMVASQSIGGTGASLANHALRQSLVILDMPTMQQPELYIGNTMALADEAGQITNEDTKKFLADSAKQFVAFAAKF
- a CDS encoding antibiotic biosynthesis monooxygenase family protein, encoding MAITVNILYTGESGNAKKFAEEMVASGIVARVRQEVGNERYEYFFPMEDVDSVLLIDQWTNQEAIDFHHKSPMMQEIAQLRDKYQLHMQVTRFQELD
- a CDS encoding SDR family oxidoreductase, coding for MTVENKVVVITGASSGIGEATAKLLASRGAKVVLGARRADRLATLTATIGANAIYQVTDVANFQDVKQLVNLAYEKYGKVDVLYNNAGVMPQGFLREGNLESYQRMLDINIMGVLHGITAVLPIMEQQKDGLIITTDSVAGHVVYPGSAVYNGTKYAVRAIMEGLRQEERDFGIRSTIISPGAVATELIQSVDNRVIEEALQDLYDPKNSGSMNSLAADDIANAVLYAIDQPKHVAISEVLIRPTSQIV
- a CDS encoding cupin domain-containing protein: MTKYTELKNGAIFGPGIPNPFSQFFIGDTFLNTLTQSPDEKINIGTVDFAPGARNNWHIHHHGYQILLVTAGEGWYQEAGQPARSLQAGDVVITKDGVKHWHGAKVDSWFEHIAITAGSPEWLEPVADEVYNALEA
- a CDS encoding carboxymuconolactone decarboxylase family protein → MAEKVTAGRDALGEFAPKFAALNDDVLFGQVWSRETELSPRDRSLATISALITQGAFQQLPFHLNKAKENGLTKNEVVEIITQLAFYVGWPSAWSAFNIAKEIFGEDDK
- a CDS encoding MerR family transcriptional regulator, producing MEKTTPQFKMKYVAEKTGLSEYTLRYYEKEGLIVPARSANNLRLYSQEDVEWLFFIEHMRSTDMSIKDLKHFVKLRRNGTEYETELLDILLQHRQNVRDKLTKYQANLELLDHKIDIYTDQLKNRDQNLYDYFVTLNADKFQ
- a CDS encoding tautomerase family protein, with translation MPLMRIDVIKGHDEAYLKQLLDIAYEVQLETFGTPQGDRYQVLTQHEPFEMQILDTGLGIERSKDLVVFNLVSRPRTTKAKVAFYDQLATRLHEELGLRKEDLVVSLIGNHDDDWSFGHGEAQFLTGKL
- a CDS encoding PTS fructose transporter subunit IIABC; this encodes MNIQDLLAPEVMILDLQATTKRAALKEIIASLYNAGKIRDEQEFLEGILAREAQTTTGLGEGIAMPHSKNAAVITPTIAFARSGKGVDYDSLDGQPVELFFMIAVPTDANDTHLQALANLSRYLLQDGFMAKLKTAPTSQAVWDLFAGDEVPTTLGSHVAADAPYLVAVTACTTGIAHTYMAEEALKKEAEKLGVHIKVETNGASGVGNRLTPEDIANAQGVIVAADKKVEMQRFNGKHLVKRPVADGIRKPGKLIDLALQDEAPVFHADGSETPSDNHTQDLSVGKAFYQHLMSGVSSMLPFVIGGGIAIALAFLIDQSLGVPHDQLASLGTYHPIAAFFKQIGGAAFGFMLPVLAGYIAYSIAEKPGLVAGFVAGEIAATGYNIYNVGLDATHAPIPSGFLGALVGGFLAGGIMLLLKSAFKKLPKSLDGIKSILFYPVLGVILTGFAMLIINIPMSAINSGLNNFLAGLNGTNALLLGALLGGMMAVDMGGPINKAAYVFGTGTLAATVATGGSVVMAAVMAGGMVPPLAIFVATLLFKNKFNVKDREAGLTNIVMGLSFITEGAIPFAAADPVRAIPSFIVGSALTGGIVGGLGIKLLAPHGGIFVIALTSQPVLYLLAVLIGAVVSGVIYGLLKRKEA